Within Kineothrix sp. MB12-C1, the genomic segment GGATCCGGCAAATCTACCATTCTTAAAATTATTACCGGTGTGCTGAATCCTTCTGCAGGAGAGGTGACGGTAAATGGGCGTATTTCCGCTCTTCTGGAGTTGGGTGCCGGATTTAATATGGAGTATAATGGCATTGAGAATATTTATTTGAATGGTACGATGATCGGCTTCTCGGAGAAGGAAATCGAAGCGAAGATGGACTCTATTTTATCGTTTGCGGATATTGGAGACTATGTATATCAGCCTGTGAAGACTTATTCCAGCGGTATGTTCGTGCGTCTTGCCTTTGCGGTAGCCATCAATATCGAACCGGAAATACTGATTGTAGATGAAGCACTATCGGTGGGAGATGTCTTTTTCCAGGCGAAATGCTATCATAAATTCGAAGAATTCAAGAAACTGGGAAAGACAATCTTGTTCGTCAGTCATGACTTGAGCAGTATCAGCAAATATTGCGACAGGGTAGTGTTGTTAAATCAGGGGAAGAAGCTGGGAGAAGGCCCGCCGAAGGAGATTATCGATGTCTACAAGCGCGTGCTGGTAGGACAATACTCGATAGAGGAAGAAGACTCTTCGAACCTGTTAAATGATAATGAAATAAGAAAGGCGGCCGGAGCGAAGGCTTTCGCCAATCCGGATTTGCTGGAATACGGAACGAAAGCGGCACAAATAACAGAATATTACATTACAGATAGTGAAGGAATCCGAACGACGGCTATCATGAAAGGACAGGAATTCACCATTCATATGAAGGTGGAATTCACCCAGAGAGTTCCTGCCCCGATCTTTGCCTTTACGGTAAAAAATGTGAAAGGGACAGAGATTACAGGAACGAATACAATGCTTGAGAAGACGTTCTTAGAGTCAGTAGAAGCGGGGAGTGTGAAAATGGTGACATTTTGCCAGAAGATGAACCTGCAAGGAGGAGAATATCTTCTGTCTTTCGGTGTAACAGGGTATGAAAACAATGATTTTGCCGTATACCATAGATTGTATGATGTGATGAACCTGACGGTAATATCCGACAAGGATACGGTAGGATATTATGATATGGATACAAGGGCATCGGTTGTAGAATATAGATAACAGTGAAGGAACTGAACTGTTATGGGAGGAGAAGCAGTATGACGGAGCAAATCGGAAAAGTAGTTCTTGATTATAAATATTATCCCGGCGAGGATTTTTACTGTGATGGAGAGGTGGAGGATGAACTTCTCGATATTGTAAGAAACCGCTCTGCAGTCGAATACAGAAGTATTATTGAAGAACGTGCGAAATGGCCGATTCTTTATCATCTATCATCCCTAAGAGAGAATATTGTGGATTGGATTCCTATGGGGAAAGATGCCAAGGTGCTGGAAGTGGGCGCCGGATGCGGAGCGATTACCGGAGGACTTGCACGCAATGCAGGAAGTGTGACCTGTATCGATTTATCCAAGAAAAGAAGCTTGATCAATGCGCATCGCCATCATGACTGCGATAATGTGAAGATACATGTTGGGAATTTTAAGGATATTGAGCCGGAGCTTCCGTGTGATTTCGATTATATCTTTTTTATCGGAGTATTTGAATACGGACAGAGCTATACGGGAACGGAGCATCCTTATGAAGATTTGCTGAAAATGATGATGCGCCATCTGAAGAAGGATGGACGTATTGTGATTGCGATTGAGAATAGGCTGGGGCTTAAATATTTTGCCGGATGCAGAGAAGATCATTTGGGGACTTATTTTTCAGGGATTGAAGATTATGCACAAGGCGGAGGCGTCAGGACTTTTACAAGACAAGGTCTGGAAGCTATTTTTAAAGCCTGCGATGTGAATGAATATTCCTTTTACTATCCCTATCCGGATTATAAATTTATGACAGCCCTTTATTCGGATGAGAGACTACCGCAGTTCGGAGAACTATCAGAAAACATGAGAAACTTCGATAGAGACAGGATGTACCTGTTCGATGAGAAGCAAGCTTTTGATGGAATCATAAAGGATGGTGTGTTCCCTTTGTTTTCCAATTCATATGTAGCGGTAATCGGAAAAGGCTTCGATGTGAAGTATGCCAAGTACTCCAACGATCGTTCGCCGGAATATGCAATCAGAACAGAAATCGTTATGGATGAAGAGGGAAAGAAAAAGGTAAAAAAACACGCGTTATTTAATGAAGCAAAGGAACATGTCCGCAATATGGAAACGGCCTATATCGATTTGAAGAAGCGATTTGAAGGCGGGAAGCTTGCGGTGAATCAATGTACTCTGGGGAAAGACGGTGCTTGTGCAGAGTTCGAATATGTAGAAGGAAGAACGCTGGAAGAAGTGTTGGATAGCTGTTTAGAGATTGGGGAAACAGATAAATTTCACTTGTTATTTAATGAATACCTGGAAAGAATATCCTATGGTGAAGAGATGCCGGTGGCAGATTATGATCTTATTTTCTCCAATATATTGATAACGTTAAAAGAAGCAACATCGTGGGAAGATTTTCTTAAAGAAATTAACGTGGAAGCGGTCAAAGAAGCCGATTGGACTATTATTGATTATGAGTGGACATTTGGAAAACCGGTGATAGCTAAGGAGATTGCCTTCCGGGCTATCTATTGTTATGTACTGGAAAATGAAAAGCGAAATAAGTTAAATTTGGATGTTATCATCGATACGCTCGGCATTACGGAAAAAGAGGCGGAGGAGTTCAGGGAACAGGAAATGGAATTCCAGCAATTTGTTACCGGAAAGCATAAGTCCATGGCGCAGATGAGAGATGCGATAGGCTGTCGGATTGTAGAGCCTTTAAAGTGGGCACAT encodes:
- a CDS encoding ABC transporter ATP-binding protein, yielding MEERKIAIRTKDLEKVYKLYERPSDRMKEAFGISKAKKYKEHHALDKVDMTVYQGETVGIIGTNGSGKSTILKIITGVLNPSAGEVTVNGRISALLELGAGFNMEYNGIENIYLNGTMIGFSEKEIEAKMDSILSFADIGDYVYQPVKTYSSGMFVRLAFAVAINIEPEILIVDEALSVGDVFFQAKCYHKFEEFKKLGKTILFVSHDLSSISKYCDRVVLLNQGKKLGEGPPKEIIDVYKRVLVGQYSIEEEDSSNLLNDNEIRKAAGAKAFANPDLLEYGTKAAQITEYYITDSEGIRTTAIMKGQEFTIHMKVEFTQRVPAPIFAFTVKNVKGTEITGTNTMLEKTFLESVEAGSVKMVTFCQKMNLQGGEYLLSFGVTGYENNDFAVYHRLYDVMNLTVISDKDTVGYYDMDTRASVVEYR
- a CDS encoding class I SAM-dependent methyltransferase — protein: MTEQIGKVVLDYKYYPGEDFYCDGEVEDELLDIVRNRSAVEYRSIIEERAKWPILYHLSSLRENIVDWIPMGKDAKVLEVGAGCGAITGGLARNAGSVTCIDLSKKRSLINAHRHHDCDNVKIHVGNFKDIEPELPCDFDYIFFIGVFEYGQSYTGTEHPYEDLLKMMMRHLKKDGRIVIAIENRLGLKYFAGCREDHLGTYFSGIEDYAQGGGVRTFTRQGLEAIFKACDVNEYSFYYPYPDYKFMTALYSDERLPQFGELSENMRNFDRDRMYLFDEKQAFDGIIKDGVFPLFSNSYVAVIGKGFDVKYAKYSNDRSPEYAIRTEIVMDEEGKKKVKKHALFNEAKEHVRNMETAYIDLKKRFEGGKLAVNQCTLGKDGACAEFEYVEGRTLEEVLDSCLEIGETDKFHLLFNEYLERISYGEEMPVADYDLIFSNILITLKEATSWEDFLKEINVEAVKEADWTIIDYEWTFGKPVIAKEIAFRAIYCYVLENEKRNKLNLDVIIDTLGITEKEAEEFREQEMEFQQFVTGKHKSMAQMRDAIGCRIVEPLKWAHKFDDSSVKERVQIYEDRGSGYSEETSYFVRDAYEGENLISLKLEVDGNVSMLRIDPVMDYCVVRIIDLLLNGIEIEMTRKNIVTNGRRLKDGSYVFATADPNINIAVGNLSQKEQNVLTAHMEIVRIPEEIAKDLAGAVKKVW